The region AGATTAACTTGGAATATCTATTTTGGCACATTCAGTCTgacaaactaaaacaataagttATGTAATTTTACAATTTTCTTTAATTTAGAAACTTCTATAAGATTTCAAACTAGAAGGAATTACTGGAGTGAATTTTGAGTTTGGAAAGGACGGAGACAGTAGTCAATTGTGAAAGAAAAACCTTCACGTTGATGGTTGATAAAACGCCTACATCTGACAAAAATATTTTTGCCAAGTTAGGAGACAATACttaaaattaaatgacattatTGGCAGTCTATACGATCTTCATGTGCATTTTACCTAcatttttttttttgttttgaattGATTGTGGTTCTGAAATCTCGACTTCTTCAATCGAAAAAGAAAATATGAAATGAAAACCTTGTAGAAGTACATGTAATTACCATCTGCTATAAATTTGGTAGTAATTAAGACATACAGCTGAATTTAGAGGCCAAGGGAATTCAACATATTAAACTTAACAACGTGGTGCTACAAAAGACTTGCTACTGGGGATGTGGTAAAGATTGTTCCCTTTTCCTTGCTACTCTCTTGTCTTCCATTACCACACATGCTCTTCCTTCTTGGCTTTGCTTCTCCAAGCATTGTGATGATGTCTCTCATGGATGGTCTTTCCTTTGGAAGTTTTGCAGTACATAGAAGTGCAATCCGGAGCACAAGAAGCATCTCTTCTTGAACATATTTGCACTCACCAGCTATGGAAGGATCTAGTGCTTCTAACAAGGCTTTATTGTTTCTCTTCTTTCGTATCCATTCGACTATGTCCACAGCTTCTTCAAATGTAGGGTCTAATGGCATCTTACCAGTTAGCAGCTCCAAAAGTACCACTCCATAACTGTATATGTCAATCTTCTCATCTACTTTCAAAGTGTATCCATATTCTAAAACCAAAACAAAAATTACGTTAATCATTTGTATGTATCATGGTGAAAATTATACTATTGGATACAAAGTACTAACCTGGTGCAATGTAACCATAAGATCCAGCCACCATTGTAACAGTCTCATTCTTTTGAATCATCATCCTTGCCAACCCGAAATCTGCTATCCTTGCTTCCAAATTCGCGTCAAGGAGTATGTTATTAGACTTGATATCCCTGTGAATAACCGATGGATGGCAATCATGGTGTAGATAGTTCATCCCCTGTGCAACTCCAAGAGCTATGTTATACCTTGAAACCCAATCTACAAGCAACCTTGCAGATTCTTCACCATGCAGTGCTGTTCCAAGGTTTCCATTAGGCATGTACTCATAAACCATTATCACATCTCTTTCATTGTGAACATACCCTAATAGTCTTACAATATTCCTATGCCTCAGTCTCCCCAACAGTTCCACTTCTCTTAATACATCATTCCCACCATTTTCTATGTCTGTGCTTGACCTCCATAGTTTCTTCACTGCTACTGTTGTGTGAGGTTTATGGATTTCAGCTTTGTAAACAATGCCAGCACCACCCATACCTATCACATTTGATTCCTTTATGCAAGTCAGTATCTCACTACTTGTAAAACTGATCCTTTGAAATGCTACTAACCTCCAAGGCCAATCTTCATTGCCTTGTTTGAACCAATCATAGATGAAATTGTTACGCAGATAGCATTTATTGTATAACCATTTGCCTCCAAAATATGCTGCAGCAAGAGATAAAATAACCAAAATTCCGGTCAAAAAACCAATAACAATTCGACTAATGTGTGAGCTCCTTTTCTGGTTTGTCACGGTCAAACTCCGAGAACATGAAGGGAGAAAGCCTCCGCAAAGACCAGCGTTTCCGATAAAATTGTTAGGATTCATGGTCATTAGAATCCCATTTGAGGGTACTGATCCTTCCAGTTTGTTATAGGACAGATTCATTGTTTCAAGAGCCGGAGAGCTTCCGAAATTTTCAGGTATCCGACCAGTCAGTGAATTGTTGGACAAGTCAAGAACAGATAAGGTAGGCATGTTTGTGATTGATTTTGGTATTCCACCTGTCAAATGATTGTTTCTCAGATTAAGGTTAACTAGTTTTGTACAAGAAGCTATACTTTTCGGGATTGCGCCGGAAATATTTGCACTTGAAAGATCAAGCACAGAGAGAGATGAACATCCCTGGAACTCATCAGGGATAGTACCTCCAAAGCTGTTGTGAGAGGCAAGGAAGGTTTGCAGAGATGGAATAGAAAGAATTTCTGAAGGTAATG is a window of Lathyrus oleraceus cultivar Zhongwan6 chromosome 6, CAAS_Psat_ZW6_1.0, whole genome shotgun sequence DNA encoding:
- the LOC127097846 gene encoding leucine-rich repeat receptor-like protein kinase PXL1, whose translation is MLPHLFLFSSYVFVSLFFTEGAQITTNDELSTLLTIKSSFIDPMNHLKDWHPWNNATQRLHCNWTGVGCNTKGFVESLELYNMNLSGTVSNHIQSLSSLSYFNISCNNFASTLPKSLSNLTFLKSFDVSQNYFTGGFPFGFGRSAELRSINASSNEFSGLLPEDIESATLLESLDFRGNYFVSPIPRSFTNLQNLKFLGLSGNNLTGKIPEYLGELNSLETLIMGYNEFEGEIPAEFGNMTNLQYLDLAVGTLSGQIPPELGKLKKLATIYLYRNKFTAKIPPQIGNIMSLEFLDFSDNQITGEIPEELAKLENLQLLNLMSNKLTGHVPEKLGELKNLQVIELWKNSLEGSLPMNLGRNSPLQWLDVSSNSLSGEIPPGLCTTGNLTKLILFNNSFSGNIPTGLSNCSSLVRVRIQNNVISGTIPVGFGNLPRLQRLELAKNNLTGQIPIDLTSSTSLSFIDVSWNRLESSLPSEILSIPSLQTFLASHNSFGGTIPDEFQGCSSLSVLDLSSANISGAIPKSIASCTKLVNLNLRNNHLTGGIPKSITNMPTLSVLDLSNNSLTGRIPENFGSSPALETMNLSYNKLEGSVPSNGILMTMNPNNFIGNAGLCGGFLPSCSRSLTVTNQKRSSHISRIVIGFLTGILVILSLAAAYFGGKWLYNKCYLRNNFIYDWFKQGNEDWPWRLVAFQRISFTSSEILTCIKESNVIGMGGAGIVYKAEIHKPHTTVAVKKLWRSSTDIENGGNDVLREVELLGRLRHRNIVRLLGYVHNERDVIMVYEYMPNGNLGTALHGEESARLLVDWVSRYNIALGVAQGMNYLHHDCHPSVIHRDIKSNNILLDANLEARIADFGLARMMIQKNETVTMVAGSYGYIAPEYGYTLKVDEKIDIYSYGVVLLELLTGKMPLDPTFEEAVDIVEWIRKKRNNKALLEALDPSIAGECKYVQEEMLLVLRIALLCTAKLPKERPSMRDIITMLGEAKPRRKSMCGNGRQESSKEKGTIFTTSPVASLL